DNA sequence from the Gemmatimonadota bacterium genome:
CCTTCACCGCGTCGACGAGCGTCTCGAACCATGCCCGGAAGGTCGCCGCGAGCGTACAGACCGGCCAGTCGCTGCCGTACATCACCCGGTCGAATCCGAATATGTCGATCAGATGGTCGATGTAAGGTCTCAGGTCGTCCGCGGTCCAGTTTTCCTTCGCCCGGGTCACGAGACCGGAAATCTTGCAGACCGTGTTGGGAAACCCGGCCAGTTGGTTCATGTAGTCCGCCCACGGCGCGTAACCGTCCGCCGCGATATCCGGCCCTCCGCAGTGGTTGATGGCGTGGGTCACCTCGGGGGTCGCGCGAACCAGGGTCACCGACGCATCCAGCTGCGTGACGTTGGCGCATAGCTCAAAGGTGTAACCGTACTTGGGCAGCGCTTTTACGCCTTCGATCAGGGACGGCGAGCTGTAGAACGCCGGGTCTTCGTGATGCCAGGCCATGCGGCGGACGCCGACCACCAGGGGATAGTCCCCGGCCAGCCGCTCCAGGGTCTCCTCGCGTTCCTCCGATTCCAGGGGCGCCGTGGCGACGATCGCGCCGATCATGCCATCCTCGGCGGCTATGCGCACGAGCCGGTCCACCTCGGCCACCTCGACGCCGGGCGCGGGGTCCGCTTCAATATGTACGGATCGGGTGATATCGATGCCTTCGAACGCGGTCCGGTAGTCCTTCGGCCCATACCGCTGTCGTAGGGCATCGAATCCTTCCAGCCAGGGATAGCTCAGTTCGGCCGTATCCCAGAGATGCTGATGCGCATCGATGATCTGCAAATTACACCTCCCGTTTTTGAGCGTTATTCCGCCGAACCGTAACTGTTGAATATCGTCTCGATCCAGCGCGCTTCCGGGACGAAGTCGCTCGCGTAGCCGGACCACTCTTCCGGCAGGCCCGCCGCCTTGATCTCGTCGAGGGTTTTCCCCTCCGCCATCATCGCACGGACAGCATCCGTAGTCGCTACGAGCATGCCGTGGTAAGTCCGCAGGTCCGCCCGGTCGCCCAGATCGCCGTGTCCCGGTATGACCCGGGTGTCCGGTCCGATGATTTCCAGCACCCCGGCGATATTGCGGATCAGTCCGTCCACCGAACCACCGCTGCGCAGATCCACAAAGGGGAACCGTCCATTGAAAAAGGTATCCCCCATATGCACCACGTCCGATTCCGTGAAGTAGACGTAACTGTCGTTGTCCGTGTGTGCGCCGGGCATATGCACCAGCCTGATCTCTTCCCCGTTGAAGTGGACCGAGACCTCCTCGTCGAAGGTGATCACCGGCCAGCCGTCCTTCACCATGGCGGGTATGGTCTGGACACCCCGCTGCTGCGGCGTGGACAGCCGTTTGCGGACGTTGGTGTGGGCGATGATGGTCGCCTCCAGGCCGAAGATGGGGTTGCCGCCGACATGATCGCCGTGAAAATGGGTGTTCAGGACGAACTTGAGGGGCCCCGCGTGCAGGCCCCGGAGGGCGGATTTGATCTTGTCGGCCAGCGGCGCGTACTGGTCGTCGATGATCAATACGCCGTCTTCGCCGACCGAAACGCCGATGTTTCCACCGCTGCCGGTCAGCATGTAGATGTTTCCGACGACGGGATGGGCTTCGACGACTACCTCATCCCAATTCTGCTGTGCATCGGCTGGACCGGACTCAGCCAAAACGAAGAACAACACCGAAAAACACCTGAGTGCCGGTTTCATATCCTTACTCCTTGTGCGTTGCTCTCGAAGAGCCCGGACAGTGTCCGGATTCATACCAAACGGACGCCTGTAAATTGACTCCATCTATTCGACCATAAGGGTAAGGGCAATCAGACAGGTTGTCACGGAATAACGTGATCCTCTCAGCCTGTCCCTCGGTAGAAAGTCTCCGCGGTCTTACAGGTTACAAACAAGGCGCCCAACATCAGGGCAAGGAAGAGGTACATCGGCCACGACGGGGCGTACCACCACGCCAGCGTGAAGAAGACGGCGCTCAGGCACGTGCCGGGCAGGACCATCTTGTTGTACGCGACCTTGAACAGTACAAGGACGCACAACCCGAAGAAACCTTTCAGGATCAGTCCCCAAAATGTCCCCGGCAGCGCCAGAATCACGACGATGCAGAAGCAGATGAACAGGAGCAGTACTACGGGGAGTAAACGGTTCATTGCTCGAGTAGCAAGTTCGGCTGGTAGTAACTTTCAGCGTCCAGCGGCGGCCCGGAAACACCGTCAATCCACGATGAAGCGCTTTCCGCGATGGTCGCGTTCAGGTCCGCCCGTTCCAGCCAGTCAATGAACTCCCACACGGCCTGAACGTGGACACCATAGTCTTCATGGGTGTCGACCCTGCCGATGACCACCTCGTCGTCCAGGATCTGTACCGTGATCCCCGCATATTGCACGGCCACGATGTAGCCATGGTGGTCGAACACCGGACTGCCGCTCGTCCCGCCGGTCAGTGACATGTTGTAATGAACGACGCGGCCGGTGTTCCGGGGATCGCTGTCAAACGCCGCATCGTAGAAGGGCCGGAGCGAACTGAGCGTGCCCTCCCGGAAGGTAGCCAGCGGCAATACGTCATTCTGCAACGGGGGATAGGCCGGAAAGCCAAGTGATCCCAGAGGTTGACCGATGCGCAATCCTCCGGTAAGGTCCCTCGGCAAAAACGCGGGGAGTTCGTGGGGCAGTTCTTCTCCGAGGACGATCAAAGCCACGTCGGGCGATTCAACCGTGCCATCGTATTCCGGGTGGGTGAAGTGCCGATTCCAGGTGTATGTTTCGCTTCCGCCGACCAGCGTACCGGACCTGGTGGCGAAGGGGCGTGGATTGCGACTCCGCAGCCTGGGGTCGGACAGCAACTCGTCGATGCGATCGGTCACGTGCGCGGCGGTCCACAACCTGTCCGTGTAGTACGCGCGGAAGGCTGTTCCGAGCACCCTGTTGCCGTCGTTCAGCGTGATGCCGATGGCATAGATCGCGTCGTAGAGGTTACCATCCTCGATCACGTCCGCCCAGTTAAGCGTCTCCCCCTGCGGACCGACGGGACCCTGTTCGCCCGGATCGCCCTGCTCGCCAGGCTCGCCCTGCGGACCGACGGGACCCTGTTCGCCCGGATCGCCCTGCTCGCCAGGCTCGCCCTGCGGACCGGCCGGGCCCTGCTCACCCGGTTCGCCCTGCGGACCGACGGGACCCTGTTCGCCCGGATCGCCCTGCGGACCGGCCGGGCCCTGCTCGCCCTGCGAACCCGTCGGGCCTTGCTCACCCGGTTCGCCCTGTGGACCGGCTGGACCCTGCTCACCCTGCGAACCCGTCGGGCCTTGCTCGCCCTGCTCGCCCTGCGGACCGGCCGGGCCCTGCTCGCCCGGTGGACCGGCCGGGCCCTGCTCACCGTGCGAACCCGTCGGGCCTTGCTCACCCGGTTCGCCCTGCGGACCGGCCGGGCCCTGCTCGCCCGGTGGACCCGTTTCGCCGCGTTCTCCCTGGGGACCGGGAACACCGGGTTCGCCCTGGACACCCGTTTCGCCCTGGGGTCCTACGATCCCCTGCGGACCCGAAACGCCTTGTGGACCCGGAGGGCCCAGTACGCCCGCTGGACCGACCGGACCCCGTTCTCCCTGGCATGCAACGACCAGAAGAGACACCGTCAGTAAGAACGCTCTAAGCGACACCCGATTTTCCATGTTTCGTCCTGGTACACCGGGTTACGGAAGCCACGTTTCTCCGTTCCAGTTTTTGGGGAAGGCCTGATACTCCGTATCTGGTGACGACTGCGTGTCTGCTTCGACGGTATCGGTATCGTTCAATCCGTCGAAGGTAACGGTAGCATCCACGCTGGCAAGAAAGTCCAGAAGGTCCCACGCCAACGAGATGTTTATACCGAAGTTCTCGTGCGTATCTATAGCCGCCAGGAACTCCAGCTCTTCTTCCTCCTCTTCTTCACCTTCGCCTTCACCCCCTCCCTCACCTTCGTCCTCTTCTCCCTCACCTTCGCCTTCTTCCTCGTCTGGATACTCTTCCTCTTCTTCAGGATAAGGAACAAGTTGAACGATCCCGGCGTGGTTTATCGCGATGATGAACCCCTGGTGATCGAAGACCGGGCTTCCGCTCGTTCCACCGCGCGTCGCCAGGTTATAGTGGACCAAATGGCCGGTGTTTATGGGAAAATCGAGAAAGGACTCGTTGTAGAACGGCCGGAGGGCACTGATCGTCCCTTCCTTGAAACTGGCCAGGGGAAGCAGGGCGTCGGCAATCGTGGACATTCTCGGAAAACCGAGCGTTCCCACCGGCTGCCCGGCGCGCAGTTCGTCGGTGAACTCCCGGGGCAGAAAAACCGGCGAAGGATGGTTTATCGTACCGTTGATTTCGATCAGGGCGACATCCGCGGACATGACGGTACCATCGTACTCGGGGTGAATAATGTACGGCCTCCAGAAATAGGTCTCATCTCCGCCAATGAGCGTGCCCGTACGGGTAACGAAAGGGACAGGGTTCAATTCCGCGACTTCAGGGTCACGAATGAGTTCCACGACTTCTGTCACCACGTGGGCATTCGTCCACAGCTTGTCGGTGAAATACGCACTGAAAGCGGTTCCACCGGTAAACGGTCCTTCGTCGGTCAACACGCCGACTATGTAAATGGCATCCTGCAGGTTTCCCGTCTCGATGACATCCGCCCAGTTGAGCGTTACACCGGCGTCTCCCTGCTCCCCCTGCTCGCCTTGAGGTCCCTGAGGACCCTGCTCGCCCTGAGGACCCTGCACGCCCTGGGATCCCTGGACCCCCTGAACGCCTTGCGCCCCCTGTACACCCTGCACGCCCTGCTCACCCTGCACGCCCTGATCGCCCCGTGGACCCAGTGGTCCCTGATCGCCTTTGCACGCCACCAGGACGAATGCGAATACGAACGCCATGATCGTTAAACTACGCACGAATCCCATCCTTTCTATTTGAAGTGTACTGTTATTGTTCCGGCTAAACATCCAGTATTCCCCATGTATCCGGATTTAGTTTGATTTTACAATATTTCGCCTCAATTACAAGGAATTACTATGTTCCCTGCCATATTCTGTTAGACACATGTCGGGCGCTTAGGATAGATTGTCCTGAGCCCGAAGCTCTGGCAGGACGCTGCCGACATACGCGCCACGCGGCGAATCACGTCCGCAGTGGAAAACTGAACCTTTACGAGGAACTTCTCTATGCCTCCTCCGGATTGCCCTACCTATGACAGCATAAGTGTCCGGCCCCTGATCAACTGCAAGGGTACGCTGACCATGTACAGCGGATCGGTCATGCTGCCGGAAGTCCGGCGGGCCATGGCCGAAGCGTCCAGGAAGTACGTGCATATCGAAGAACTCATGGAAGGCGTCGGACGGCGAATAGCCGAAATCATGCAGGCGGAATCCGGCCTGGTGACCAATGGATGCGCCGCGGCGCTTTGCCAGGTAACCGCCGCCTGCGTGGCCGGAACGGACCCTGACCGGATCGGCAGGTTGCCGGACACTTCGGGCATGAAGAACGAGGTCATTACGCTCAGGACGCATCGCCATGTCTACGACCACGCCATTCGCATGGTGGGGATCACGCTCGTGGAAGTGGACGACGACCCGGATAGCCTGCGGGCCGCCTTCAACGAACGCACCGCCAAGGTCGCCCTGTTCGGCGACCGCGCGGGCGACGGCGTAATGACCGTTGCCGAGATCGTCGGCATCGCCCATGACCATGGCGTTCCCGTTTTCGTGGACGCGGCCGCGGAACGACCGGATGTGCCCAATCCGTACCTGGCGGACGGCGTGGACGCCGTGGCCTACAGCGGAGGGAAGTGCCTCCGGGGACCGCAGGCCTCCGGGCTGGTCCTCGGCCGACGCGACCTGCTGTGGGCGGCTTTCATGAACGGTGCCCCGCATCATTCCATCGCGCGCCCGATGAAGGCCGGCAAGGAGGAGATCATGGGGCTGCTGGCCGCCGTGGAGCAGTGGGTTCAGAGAGATCACGAAGCGGAATGGAAGGCATGGGAAGGATATCTTCAGACCGTGATCGATGCGGTCGGGGCACTACCGTCCATGCGGACGTCGATCCGGCAACCGGGCCGGTCCAACGTCGCGCCGGTCTTGCACATGAACTGGGAGACCTCAAAAATCGGCATCGATCCGGACGAAGTCGTGCGCCTGTTGTCCGAAGGCGAACCCCGCGTCGAAATGGGTGGGGGCGCCGGCCTGTCCATCATGCCATATATGATGGAGCCCGGCGAGGATGCCCTGGTGGCCGCACGACTCAGGGAAATCCTGGAACCGCGGGTAAAGTGAAACAGAGTATGGACGCCGTGGCGGCCGCGCACCTGCGGGAGATTCTCGAACCAGGGGTTACGAACAGTCGGGGGCAGGTATCATGAAAGTCATAGTCGATCTGTGCGTGGTGCCCATCGGGGTTGGCGTATCGGTATCCGATCACGTCGCGGCCTGCGAAAGGGTGCTGAGAGAGGCAGGACTCAAGACCTTCATGCATGCATACGGCACCAACATCGAAGGAGAATGGGAAGAGGTGTTCGAGGCCGTGAAGCGATGCCACGAGACGGTGCACGAAATGGGCGCACCGAGGATTTCCACGACCATCCGCCTGGGTACGCGAACCGACCGCGCGCAGACCATGGAAGAGAAGATCGAGAGCGTCCAACAGAAGCTGAAGGAAGAAGGACCCGGTGATGCCGGTTGATTTTCTGTCCAACGGAAGCTCATGGGCCGGAGCTTGAACGACCCGGCAGTATGACTCCTGAAACATGACACCGCGTCGAAACGAATAACGCCGGCCATGTGTATCACGGCGACCGTTAGTTGCCGACAGGTTCGCTGATGTGGCCGAAGAGCCGCTGTATGCGCTTCACGTGCATTTTGGGGAGCGGACCTTTGGCGATGCTCTTGATGTTCTGTTCGATCTTGTCCAGGGTCACCGCGCTGCAGACCGCGGTGGTGACGCCCTCGGTGTAGGCCACGAACCGGTACGCCGCTTCGACCAGTGAATCCACATCGGGATCTTCGAGCAGGAAGTCGTACGGTGAATGGGGGTCGATGGACTCGTCCAGCAGTTCCTGATCCTGCAGTTCTTCGATCGTGGCGGCGAGCCGCGCCGGGTCCTTGAAGATGTTGCGCACCGAAAAGATGTTCATGACGCCCACGTCGTATTCCGTGCAATAGGGAAAGACCGTATGCCGGGCTGACTGGTTGAGCATGCTGTAGGCGATCATGACGACGTCCAGCTTTCCGGTCGGCACCGCGGCCCGCAACCAGGCATGGGCGCCGTCGGTCAACGCGGTCTCGCTGGAACCGAGGAAACGGATCTTGCCCTGCCGGCAGAGCCGTTCAAGCACCGGGAACGATTCGTTGATCATGTCATCGAAATCCGCCTTCTCCGTGGCGGCGATCAACGCTACGTCAATCTCGTCCACGCCCAGGCGGCGCAGGCTGGTCTCGATGGATTCGGTAATGTGCCGCGGATTCATCAGGATCGGCCCGCTTTCCTCGTCGAACTGCGAGAGTACAACCCGCGTGGCGACGTAGTACCGGTCGCGCGGTATGCCTCGAAAGGCCCGCCCGAGGATCGCCTCGGCTTCAAGGTAGCCCGGAGACGTATCGAAGAGGTTGATGCCCAGGTCCAGGACCCCGTGGACGAGCCGGTGCATCTCCGGCTCGGTCAGCGGAGGATCGCTGGTCTGCCCCAGCCGGTTGAAACCGCCGGATCCCATGCTCAGCGTAGAAACATTCAAACCGGTGCGTCCCAGGGGGCGGTACGAAATCATATCAACTCCTGCCGGTGTTGCATTTGGTGAGAATCGACTTTACAAAACGGCCGGTTTTGAATATCGATCTTGAATCGCGGTTCAGCTTCAGTAACCGCCTTCATTGATACACTGATACACTCTAAGAGGATGGAACGGTCATGTCAACCGTCGAAGACCTGGTCAAGCGGATCAGCATCGAGGGCTGGTGCGTCGTAGACGGCGTGATACCCCCCGAAGAAGTGGTGAAAGTCCGCGACAGCCTGGTCGCCACGGCGAATGGCCGGCCCGAGGACCTGGAAAACGGCCGGCATGCCGTTCGTGGGATCATCGCCTACGACCCGGCGATCGCCCCGTACCTGTCCGACGATCGAATCCTGGGGGTCACCGAAGCGTTTTTCGGCCAGCACGTCCGCATATCCATGACCACGGGTGTCATTCTCCACCCCGGATTTCCCCGGACGGACAATCCGGGCGGGGGCCTGCACTCGGACTGGCCTTTCGGTCAGGGCTACGACTATCGCATCCCGGCGCCTTATCCCGACGCGCCGCTGCTGCTGACCAGCCTCTGGATGCTCACGCCCTTCACCCGGGAGAACGGCGGCACGGTACTGGTGCCCGGAAGCCACAAGGCGGGCAATAACCCGACGGGTGACAGCAGCCTGGTGCCTGGAACGACGCACCCATCGGAAATCCAGGCCGAAGGGAGACCGGGAAGCGTGCTGCTCTTCGACAGCCGGACCTGGCATATCAACGGACATAACCACAGCGACGAGACCCGTATGGCGATCATCGCCCGTTACGCGGCCTGGTGGTTCAACCTCAACCCGATTATACCCGGCCTTTCGGACTTCGAACGCGATGCGGCCAACCGGGGATTCAGACCGGACGACGTCGTGCCGCTGACACCGGAGCAGTACGACGCGCTGCCTGAACGCACCAGGCCCCTGTTCCATCACATCGTCGTCGGGCAGCGGATCCTTCCGACCTAGGCCTGCCGACCCGGACACCGGCCGCCGGAACGGTACATAATCCAGGCACTGTCCGCCGTAACGGTCCACGCCTCCGGCTTGAGGAATCCATGAAACATAGCAACCGACCCAACGTCGTCTTAATCTGCGCCGACCAGCTTCGCGGCGACACCCTCGGCATCGCGGGCCACCCCGTGGTCCACTCGCCCGGCATCGACGCCCTCGCCCATACCGGACACTACTTCCCCCGCGCAGTCTCGGAGGTTCCCTCCTGCGTGGGCGCCCGCCGGACGCTCTTCAGCGGGCAGTGGCCGGTCACCCACGGCATGGTCGGTTTCGACGACATGGCGTCGTGGGACGAGCCGGACACGCTCTGCAGGGTCTTCCGGCGCAATGGCTACAAGACCTACTGTATCGGAAAGAGACATGTCTATCCCCAGGACGAACCCTACGGATTCGACCGGATCGTCGCCCACGAGGAAGGCCGGTACCTGTCTCCCGGATACCGCGACGACTACCTGGACTGGCTGGCCGAACAGGGATGGGGCGACTTCGGCCTGTTCAGTGCGGGCGTGACCAACAACGGGTACACGGCCCGTCCCTGCGTCTTCCCCGAGGAATTCCACGTGACCACGTGGACGGCCACGCAGGCCATTCGCGTCATGGACGAACACGTCCGGGACCACGGCCGGGACACGCCATTCTTCCTGTTCGTGTCCTTCAGCAAGCCCCATCCGCCCTGGGACCCGCCCGCGTTCTTCTTCGAGCGGTATGCCAACGACCCCGATCTGCCCGAACCGGCCATGGGCGATCCGTCCCGTTACGTGGGCGGGCGCATGTCCTTTGTAAAGGCCCACGGCCCCTTCCCGGAAGCCGAGTATCTACCCCTGTCCCCCCGGAACGTCCGGCGGGCCCGGGCGGGCTACTACGGCTGCATCGATCACGTGGACACCCAGATCACACGGTTCACCTATCACATGTGGCGCATGCTCCAGCTGCGCAACCTCGTCTTCGCCTTCGTCGGCGACCACGGCGACATGATGGGCGACCACCATTACTGGGCCAAGTCGTACGGGTACGAGGGATCGATCCGCGTGCCCTTCGTCCTGAACTTCCCCGCGCAGATGGATCTCCCCGCGGGCGCCCGGTACCCCGAGACGACCGTGGGCCTGGCCGACCTGATGCCTACGCTGCTCGACGTGTGCGGCCTGCCCGCGCCCGGCCGCATGGACGGCCGATCGCTCATGCCGCTCGTGCGGGGCGAAACGGACCGGCTGGACCGGGAGCGGCTGCACGCCGAACACCTCGAATTCGGCCATTACCTTGTCGGCCACCGGGACAAGTTCATCTGGCACTACCGGACCGGGCAGTTCGAGTACTACGACCTCCAGGAAGATCCGCTCGAGTGCCGGAACCTGTACGATGATGATCCTTCCAGGGCCCGGGCCCTTCGCGACCAGTTGCGGGGCCTGATCGTGGACCAGGGACGGGAGAAGGATTTCATGCGCGACGGGGACTTAAGCAACGAAGTCGCGCAGCGCCACACGCACGAGTTTCCGCCCTACGCCGTATAGGGATAGCTGTCGCGTCAGCCGCAGCCTGGGCCGGTTCTGCCGGTCAGGTCCAGCAGGTTTTTGAGCCATGTGGGTTGCCGGGACCTTCCGCTGGATTTTTTGGTGAGATGCAAAATGGAAAAGCCTTTCGAGCCCGCCTATGACCGCGGGGGGCTGCGTCCCCGTTATCCCGAATCGATTCCGCCCGGGAAGATTCGCGAGAAGCTGCTCGAGCTGTTCGGCATGGCTGACATTCCGGAAAAGGTCGATTATTCCGTGGGCCGCTCCCGGGTGGAAGACGGCATCCGGCTCACCGACCTTACCTATGCCAATTCCCACGGGGAGACGGTCCCGGCCATCCTGATCGAGCCCCTGAACGACCCGGCCGAACACCTCCCGGGCGTGGTCTGCTTACCGGGCACGGGCGGGTCGGCCGAGCGCATGGCCCTCGAACGGTTCTACAAGGACGGTCCGAACGAGCCGCCGCTCTTTGGATGGGCCCGGGAGCTTGCCCGGCGGGGCTACGTCGCGCTGGCCATCTCGCCCAAGGGCTGCCACGGCCGGGGCACGAACGAGGTTTCCTGGTACATTGAGCTCAAGCACCTGCTCGCTTACGGCATCTCGCAGATGGGACTGCTCGTGGAAGAAGCGCTCAGAGGCGTCCGTGTGCTCCAGGTCCAGGACCGGATCGGGGCCAACAAGGTGGGATTGACGGGCATGTCCCTGGGCGGCAACGCGACGTGGTACGCCATGGCCTGCGCTCCGTGGCTGGCGGCCGGCGTCCCCGTATGCGGCGGCGTGGGACAGTTGGAGCGCGTCATAAGGGAAGGCGACCTGTACCGGCACAGCGCCTACTTCTACGTGCCCCACATGCTCCGCTACTTCGACCATCCCGAAATCGTCGCGAATTGCATCGCGCCCCGGCCCTTCATGATGGTAGCGCCCACGTCTGACGAGGACATGCCGAAGTCCGGGGTCGACGAACTCAAACGCGTGGTGGCGCCGGTATATCGCGACGCCGGGGCGGCTGACTGCTTCCGCGTCTACCAGCCCGATGGCAACCACGTCTTCCGATTCGAGTACTTCGAGTGGATGGTGGCCTGGTTCGATCGGTTTATCAAGGGCGAATGCGCTTGACGGCAATCGGATTCCGCCCTAACTTCAACTGCGTTCCCTTCAACATGTTGCAGGCAGGATGACATCGTGAGCGAATCTGCCAGAGCTCCTAACGAATCGGGCGACTCCCCGGAAGTCGTCGGTCCGGATCATACCGTGCTTGCCGACGAGGAAGTGCTGACCGAGGGACCGCAGTACAACGCGCCGCCCCCGAAGAAGCGCGTGAAGTGGTACCGGTGCCGCGTCACGCGGGAACAGCTCGCCAGCCTCAACAAACGCAGCGATTTCCTGGGATTCGTACAGACCCTCGGCTATCTCGCCGTCCTTGCGGCGGGGGCTGGAGCCGCAATCTACTCCTCTCTCTACTGGCCGTGGTACGTTACTTTGCTCCTGGTGTTCATCAACGGCCACTTCTGGCATTTCCTGGTGAACGGCTTTCACGAACTGGTCCATGATTCCGTCTTCAGAACCCGCTGGCTGAACCGCTTCTTCCTCCGCGTGTATTCCTTCCTGGGGTGGCACAACCACCACCATTTCTGGGCGAGTCACACCGAGCATCACAAGTACACCCTGCACCATCCGGACGACCAGGAGGTGGTCCTTCCCGCGAAATTCGACATGCGGAACATGTGGAAGTGGTCGATCGTCAATTACCGTTATCCCTACGACCTGGTGAAGGGCAGGTTGGCGGCCGTCGCGGGCAAGATACCGGACGACCGCTGGTCGCAGGAGCTTTTCCCGGAAGGCGACCCGGAGCGGCGGCGGGCCTATACCAACTGGGAAAGGGTGATGTTCACCGGCCACGTCCTGATTGCAGGCGTGTCTCTGCTCTTCGGTCTCTGGGTCGTACCCCTGGTCATTACCTTCCCGAAGATGATCGGCGCGTGGCTCCAGTTCCTGTGCAACGCGACCCAGCACGTGGGCCTGCAGGACGAAATCCCCGACTTCCGCCTGTGCTGCCGAACGTTTTATATCAACCCCGTCCTGCAGTTCCTGTACTGGCACATGAACTACCATACCGAGCACCACATGTACGCGGCGGTCCCCTGCTACAAACTGGGCAGGCTCCACCGGCTCATCAAACACGAAATGCCTCACTGCACCAGCGGTTTATGGGAAACCTGGAAGCAGATCATCCAGATCATGGACCGCCAGCAAGTGGAACCCGATTATCAGTTCATCGCCGAACTCCCGGCGACCGCGCCATCACCCGCGACCGCACCCGCACCGGCGAACGCGTCCGCACCCGCGCCCCCTTCCGCACCCCGGAATTCCGCATGAAAATCACTGGCATCAGGTTGTTCGTACTCGAAGATCCCGACCAGCCGCAATACTATCACGTACTGAAGCAGGTCCCCGGCCTGAGGCGCACGCAGTATACCCACGGCAGCAGATCCCATCCCAAAACCGGAAATCTGCGGCAGCAC
Encoded proteins:
- a CDS encoding amidohydrolase family protein is translated as MGRGAYGGYLFQWTVPLCGSAQRWFGGRTDPQYRRGAGNHRTGHPGHTGTRRSGRPGGPADLPRHARSDYGCCPCDDGGGENPRRDQGGGPAGRVVRLRERLRPGSALDRDDIQQLRFGGITLKNGRCNLQIIDAHQHLWDTAELSYPWLEGFDALRQRYGPKDYRTAFEGIDITRSVHIEADPAPGVEVAEVDRLVRIAAEDGMIGAIVATAPLESEEREETLERLAGDYPLVVGVRRMAWHHEDPAFYSSPSLIEGVKALPKYGYTFELCANVTQLDASVTLVRATPEVTHAINHCGGPDIAADGYAPWADYMNQLAGFPNTVCKISGLVTRAKENWTADDLRPYIDHLIDIFGFDRVMYGSDWPVCTLAATFRAWFETLVDAVKGVSEEDRRKLFHDNARRFYRLG
- a CDS encoding sulfatase-like hydrolase/transferase — encoded protein: MKHSNRPNVVLICADQLRGDTLGIAGHPVVHSPGIDALAHTGHYFPRAVSEVPSCVGARRTLFSGQWPVTHGMVGFDDMASWDEPDTLCRVFRRNGYKTYCIGKRHVYPQDEPYGFDRIVAHEEGRYLSPGYRDDYLDWLAEQGWGDFGLFSAGVTNNGYTARPCVFPEEFHVTTWTATQAIRVMDEHVRDHGRDTPFFLFVSFSKPHPPWDPPAFFFERYANDPDLPEPAMGDPSRYVGGRMSFVKAHGPFPEAEYLPLSPRNVRRARAGYYGCIDHVDTQITRFTYHMWRMLQLRNLVFAFVGDHGDMMGDHHYWAKSYGYEGSIRVPFVLNFPAQMDLPAGARYPETTVGLADLMPTLLDVCGLPAPGRMDGRSLMPLVRGETDRLDRERLHAEHLEFGHYLVGHRDKFIWHYRTGQFEYYDLQEDPLECRNLYDDDPSRARALRDQLRGLIVDQGREKDFMRDGDLSNEVAQRHTHEFPPYAV
- a CDS encoding trypsin-like serine protease, whose translation is MRSLTIMAFVFAFVLVACKGDQGPLGPRGDQGVQGEQGVQGVQGAQGVQGVQGSQGVQGPQGEQGPQGPQGEQGEQGDAGVTLNWADVIETGNLQDAIYIVGVLTDEGPFTGGTAFSAYFTDKLWTNAHVVTEVVELIRDPEVAELNPVPFVTRTGTLIGGDETYFWRPYIIHPEYDGTVMSADVALIEINGTINHPSPVFLPREFTDELRAGQPVGTLGFPRMSTIADALLPLASFKEGTISALRPFYNESFLDFPINTGHLVHYNLATRGGTSGSPVFDHQGFIIAINHAGIVQLVPYPEEEEEYPDEEEGEGEGEEDEGEGGGEGEGEEEEEEELEFLAAIDTHENFGINISLAWDLLDFLASVDATVTFDGLNDTDTVEADTQSSPDTEYQAFPKNWNGETWLP
- a CDS encoding aminotransferase class V-fold PLP-dependent enzyme, which gives rise to MPPPDCPTYDSISVRPLINCKGTLTMYSGSVMLPEVRRAMAEASRKYVHIEELMEGVGRRIAEIMQAESGLVTNGCAAALCQVTAACVAGTDPDRIGRLPDTSGMKNEVITLRTHRHVYDHAIRMVGITLVEVDDDPDSLRAAFNERTAKVALFGDRAGDGVMTVAEIVGIAHDHGVPVFVDAAAERPDVPNPYLADGVDAVAYSGGKCLRGPQASGLVLGRRDLLWAAFMNGAPHHSIARPMKAGKEEIMGLLAAVEQWVQRDHEAEWKAWEGYLQTVIDAVGALPSMRTSIRQPGRSNVAPVLHMNWETSKIGIDPDEVVRLLSEGEPRVEMGGGAGLSIMPYMMEPGEDALVAARLREILEPRVK
- a CDS encoding MBL fold metallo-hydrolase, which codes for MESIYRRPFGMNPDTVRALREQRTRSKDMKPALRCFSVLFFVLAESGPADAQQNWDEVVVEAHPVVGNIYMLTGSGGNIGVSVGEDGVLIIDDQYAPLADKIKSALRGLHAGPLKFVLNTHFHGDHVGGNPIFGLEATIIAHTNVRKRLSTPQQRGVQTIPAMVKDGWPVITFDEEVSVHFNGEEIRLVHMPGAHTDNDSYVYFTESDVVHMGDTFFNGRFPFVDLRSGGSVDGLIRNIAGVLEIIGPDTRVIPGHGDLGDRADLRTYHGMLVATTDAVRAMMAEGKTLDEIKAAGLPEEWSGYASDFVPEARWIETIFNSYGSAE
- a CDS encoding aldo/keto reductase codes for the protein MISYRPLGRTGLNVSTLSMGSGGFNRLGQTSDPPLTEPEMHRLVHGVLDLGINLFDTSPGYLEAEAILGRAFRGIPRDRYYVATRVVLSQFDEESGPILMNPRHITESIETSLRRLGVDEIDVALIAATEKADFDDMINESFPVLERLCRQGKIRFLGSSETALTDGAHAWLRAAVPTGKLDVVMIAYSMLNQSARHTVFPYCTEYDVGVMNIFSVRNIFKDPARLAATIEELQDQELLDESIDPHSPYDFLLEDPDVDSLVEAAYRFVAYTEGVTTAVCSAVTLDKIEQNIKSIAKGPLPKMHVKRIQRLFGHISEPVGN
- a CDS encoding MTH1187 family thiamine-binding protein, producing the protein MKVIVDLCVVPIGVGVSVSDHVAACERVLREAGLKTFMHAYGTNIEGEWEEVFEAVKRCHETVHEMGAPRISTTIRLGTRTDRAQTMEEKIESVQQKLKEEGPGDAG
- a CDS encoding phytanoyl-CoA dioxygenase family protein, which translates into the protein MSTVEDLVKRISIEGWCVVDGVIPPEEVVKVRDSLVATANGRPEDLENGRHAVRGIIAYDPAIAPYLSDDRILGVTEAFFGQHVRISMTTGVILHPGFPRTDNPGGGLHSDWPFGQGYDYRIPAPYPDAPLLLTSLWMLTPFTRENGGTVLVPGSHKAGNNPTGDSSLVPGTTHPSEIQAEGRPGSVLLFDSRTWHINGHNHSDETRMAIIARYAAWWFNLNPIIPGLSDFERDAANRGFRPDDVVPLTPEQYDALPERTRPLFHHIVVGQRILPT